One Myxocyprinus asiaticus isolate MX2 ecotype Aquarium Trade chromosome 20, UBuf_Myxa_2, whole genome shotgun sequence genomic region harbors:
- the kcnk18 gene encoding potassium channel subfamily K member 18, with the protein MSVAAEEGRKSNTKGRCAKWMWCLFPHVCLIFSLIVYTTLGALMFCQIEKRNPFNESVEFRAVVRKVVEMVQNHTESSMQQDLLNNIETILKAYSTKKEQNQNWTFYGSLFFCCTVFTTVGYGQMYPVTTEGKVACILYAMVGIPLMLLVISDVGDMLAVLLSKVYARLSLFFKQLVLNCLRSLQRDGKESSPHQVQGSLADGTYTFSKEVVVHETMDIQQVIRTQSSFRRKSLQLRNNKEIFDRIVVKENFKLQRERFKSSRTKSSSCPELDRIPLQTGKFFNSIGQEMDHFKSPLLVILLVVFGYMLICSQILRQWEKEMNHFDAFYFTFITLTTIGFGDIVPKHPMYFMVTFLFIIMGMAIMSMAFKLGQSKIVSFYRRCIKCLSMGNVLQKDLESK; encoded by the exons ATGTCCGTGGCAGCAGAAGAGGGACGAAAGTCAAACACAAAAGGGAGATGCGCAAAATGGATGTGGTGTTTGTTTCCGCATGTTTGCCTAATTTTCTCTCTCATTGTTTATACGACGTTGGGAGCGCTGATGTTTTGTCAGATTGAGAAGAGGAACCCTTTTAACGAGTCGGTGGAATTCCGTGCGGTTGTACGCAAAGTGGTGGAGATGGTTCAGAATCACACTG AGTCATCGATGCAGCAAGACTTGTTGAATAACATAGAAACGATTTTGAAAGCATACAGTACTAAAAAGGAACAGAATCAGAACTGGACCTTCTATGGATCACTTTTCTTTTGCTGTACCGTGTTCACTACAGTGG GTTATGGGCAAATGTATCCTGTGACTACAGAGGGGAAGGTGGCTTGTATCCTATATGCAATGGTGGGCATCCCCCTCATGTTGCTGGTCATCTCAGATGTGGGCGATATGTTAGCTGTTCTCTTGTCTAAGGTGTATGCTCGTCTCAGCTTGTTCTTCAAGCAACTGGTGCTTAATTGCTTGAGGAGCCTTCAAAGGGATGGCAAAGAATCATCTCCTCACCAAGTGCAAGGTTCTCTTGCTGATGGTACCTACACTTTTAGCAAGGAAGTGGTGGTGCATGAGACAATGGACATTCAGCAAGTGATAAGAACCCAGTCTTCCTTCAGACGCAAGTCCTTACAGCTTCGTAATAACAAAGAGATCTTTGACCGGATTGTTGTGAAAGAAAACTTCAAGCTTCAAAGGGAACGTTTCAAGAGCTCTCGAACAAAATCCAGCTCCTGTCCGGAGCTTGACCGCATACCCCTACAGACAGGCAAGTTCTTCAACAGCATTGGACAGGAGATGGATCATTTTAAATCCCCTTTGCTGGTTATTCTGCTGGTAGTATTTGGTTACATGCTGATCTGCAGTCAAATTTTGAGACAGTGGGAGAAAGAGATGAATCATTTTGATGCCTTTTATTTTACCTTCATCACCTTGACCACCATCGGTTTTGGTGACATTGTGCCTAAGCACCCAATGTACTTCATGGTTACCTTTTTGTTTATTATCATGGGAATGGCCATTATGAGTATGGCCTTCAAACTCGGCCAATCAAAAATTGTTAGCTTTTATAGGCGGTGCATAAAGTGTCTTAGCATGGGCAATGTACTGCAAAAAGATCTAGAGAGTAAGTGA